In a genomic window of Zestosphaera sp.:
- a CDS encoding phosphoribosyltransferase: MSEFLILTWKKIYEAVLKLALDIIKEGLEIDLIVGILRGGYIVARILSDILGTDNIGVVEVKFYRGIEERAERPIITQPLTADVRGKNILIVDDVVDSGRTLEIVTEQVRLRGARSVKTAVLFYKPKSIIKPDFFAQETMKWVVFPWELCEFIRELKTREQISDLESLIARLRSIGFPEEETQIQELINTCRI; the protein is encoded by the coding sequence ATGAGCGAGTTTCTTATACTAACTTGGAAGAAAATATATGAAGCCGTTCTTAAGTTAGCTCTAGACATAATTAAGGAAGGTCTAGAAATAGACTTAATAGTAGGCATATTAAGGGGAGGATATATCGTAGCAAGAATACTCAGCGACATACTCGGGACTGACAATATAGGAGTAGTTGAGGTAAAGTTTTATAGAGGAATTGAAGAGAGAGCTGAAAGACCTATAATAACTCAGCCTCTAACAGCTGATGTTAGAGGAAAGAATATACTGATAGTAGATGACGTGGTTGACTCTGGAAGAACCTTAGAAATAGTCACCGAGCAAGTTAGGTTAAGAGGTGCTAGGTCAGTTAAGACGGCAGTTCTCTTCTATAAACCTAAGTCAATCATTAAACCAGATTTCTTCGCTCAAGAAACAATGAAGTGGGTTGTATTCCCGTGGGAATTATGTGAATTCATAAGAGAGTTAAAAACACGTGAGCAGATAAGCGATCTCGAATCACTTATTGCGAGATTAAGGTCTATAGGATTCCCCGAAGAAGAGACACAAATACAGGAACTTATAAACACGTGTAGAATCTAG
- a CDS encoding tyrosine--tRNA ligase: MDIESKIRLVTRDVAEVVTVEELRSLLETGGGSGYLGFEPSGIFHVGWFVWALKFKDLIDAGVKMNLLAATWHAWVNDKLGGDMSLIKTAAKHVVTVIDSLGIEGRYRLVYAEDLVSNPDYWATLLKVAKSTSLARVKRALTILGRRADEGESDFSKLIYPLMQVTDIFELGVDIALGGTDQRKAHMLQRDVAEKLKKRKVVAVHTHLIPSLQGLGRMDLTGLTEEALEELITEHKMSKSKPESAIFVTDSDSLIRDKILKAYCPPKVIEGNPVIEIAKHIIFRGEEKRLTIDRPQKFGGSIDVWSQEELIKLYTSGMIHPLDLKNAVADYLINFIRPIRDKLLSSREYKEMIEVITQSISR; the protein is encoded by the coding sequence GTGGATATTGAATCAAAGATTAGGTTAGTAACTAGAGACGTGGCTGAGGTAGTTACTGTAGAAGAACTGAGAAGTCTTCTTGAGACGGGTGGTGGGTCCGGGTACTTGGGGTTTGAGCCTAGCGGTATCTTTCACGTGGGTTGGTTTGTGTGGGCTCTCAAATTTAAGGACTTGATTGATGCGGGAGTTAAGATGAATCTCCTTGCTGCTACTTGGCATGCGTGGGTCAACGACAAATTAGGTGGTGATATGTCTTTAATCAAGACGGCTGCTAAGCACGTGGTTACGGTGATTGACTCGTTAGGTATCGAAGGGAGGTATAGGCTTGTTTATGCTGAGGACTTAGTCAGCAACCCAGATTACTGGGCTACTTTACTTAAAGTAGCTAAATCAACTAGCTTAGCTAGAGTGAAAAGAGCTCTGACGATACTAGGTAGGAGAGCTGATGAGGGAGAGTCAGACTTTTCTAAGCTGATATACCCGCTCATGCAGGTGACAGACATTTTTGAGTTAGGAGTTGATATAGCGTTGGGAGGAACTGACCAGAGGAAAGCACACATGCTTCAGAGAGATGTTGCCGAGAAGCTGAAGAAGCGTAAAGTTGTAGCTGTTCATACCCACTTAATACCGTCGCTTCAGGGACTTGGTAGAATGGACCTAACAGGCCTTACTGAGGAGGCTCTTGAGGAACTCATAACAGAACATAAGATGAGTAAGTCGAAGCCGGAATCAGCTATTTTCGTGACAGATTCAGACAGTCTCATAAGAGATAAAATACTTAAAGCTTACTGCCCGCCCAAGGTCATTGAAGGCAATCCCGTGATAGAGATAGCTAAACACATAATATTTAGAGGTGAGGAAAAGAGGTTGACGATAGACAGGCCACAGAAGTTCGGAGGCTCTATAGACGTGTGGTCGCAAGAAGAGCTAATTAAGCTGTACACGAGCGGAATGATTCACCCACTTGATCTCAAAAACGCTGTAGCTGATTACTTAATCAACTTTATAAGACCTATACGTGACAAGCTACTGAGTAGTAGAGAATATAAAGAAATGATTGAAGTGATAACGCAGTCTATCTCTAGGTAG
- a CDS encoding ECF transporter S component, translated as MSVVRVSLYTALVLIATIVLQVYTPATRGYFNLGEVAIYTVAALTSPLIAGVAGGVGSALADLVTGYGIFAPGTLVIKFVEGFIASSLISSFRKRLSPSRARVASLIMGVLLGVLIAGLGIVLFTGEVEVYSVPLSVMGFEVIVLSTKFSLATWFWVLVGLAVTALVIYFVIRVRGESLSFVIPVLISGLIMVTGYFLYEYFVSNPLQGIPPEEAFVEVPVNLGQALVGLALSSPVITFVNRARG; from the coding sequence GTGAGTGTGGTTAGAGTCTCTCTCTATACTGCGCTAGTCTTAATAGCTACTATAGTACTCCAAGTATACACGCCCGCTACCCGAGGTTATTTCAACCTTGGTGAGGTAGCTATATATACTGTTGCTGCACTAACCTCGCCGCTCATAGCAGGTGTTGCGGGGGGCGTGGGTTCAGCTTTAGCAGACTTAGTGACTGGCTACGGGATTTTTGCGCCCGGCACATTAGTGATTAAGTTTGTTGAGGGCTTCATAGCGTCGTCACTAATTTCCTCTTTTAGGAAGAGATTATCCCCTTCTAGGGCGCGAGTAGCGTCATTAATTATGGGAGTGCTTTTAGGAGTTCTGATAGCTGGGTTAGGGATAGTTCTTTTCACTGGGGAAGTTGAAGTATACTCTGTACCGCTCAGTGTTATGGGCTTTGAAGTTATAGTGCTTTCTACTAAGTTCTCGCTAGCTACTTGGTTCTGGGTCTTAGTCGGCCTGGCTGTCACTGCTTTAGTAATTTATTTCGTGATCAGAGTTAGGGGTGAAAGCCTGAGTTTCGTAATTCCAGTCTTAATTAGTGGGCTAATAATGGTTACGGGATACTTCCTCTACGAGTACTTCGTTTCTAACCCCCTCCAAGGAATACCTCCTGAAGAAGCTTTCGTTGAAGTTCCTGTTAACTTGGGTCAGGCTTTGGTAGGTCTAGCACTCTCGTCACCTGTTATAACGTTTGTCAATAGAGCTAGAGGGTAG
- a CDS encoding CopG family transcriptional regulator — protein MRIVTFKLDEITLRKLDELASKLGISRSEIIRLALLSYMSKENISPKKQGVKIRHVVLT, from the coding sequence ATGAGAATAGTGACTTTCAAATTAGATGAGATAACGTTGAGGAAGCTTGATGAGTTAGCTTCTAAGTTAGGTATTTCTAGGTCCGAAATAATAAGGCTAGCACTCCTTAGCTACATGTCGAAAGAAAACATAAGTCCTAAAAAACAGGGAGTTAAGATAAGGCACGTTGTTCTGACTTAA
- a CDS encoding NUDIX hydrolase: MTEWPRVAVGAVVLRNNDEILLIKRKYPPSPNLWSIPGGHIEAGEPVLVALFRELEEETSLKASKATLLAITEYIRLKRDYSVKYHYVILDYLVTDAEGEPIANEESLGIGFFKFSDALKLELTDTTKELIRLIMSEGTNKVKHIVNVVYE, from the coding sequence ATGACTGAATGGCCTAGAGTAGCTGTCGGGGCAGTAGTACTGAGAAATAATGATGAAATCCTCCTTATTAAGAGGAAGTACCCTCCCTCACCAAACTTATGGTCGATACCTGGTGGACACATAGAGGCAGGAGAACCGGTGCTCGTAGCCTTGTTTAGGGAGTTAGAAGAAGAGACTTCACTCAAAGCTAGTAAGGCAACACTACTAGCTATAACTGAGTATATAAGACTGAAGAGAGACTACAGCGTCAAGTATCACTACGTAATACTAGATTATCTAGTCACCGACGCTGAGGGTGAGCCTATAGCAAACGAAGAGTCTCTCGGCATAGGGTTCTTCAAGTTTAGTGATGCTTTGAAGCTAGAGTTGACAGACACTACTAAGGAGTTAATACGGCTAATAATGAGTGAAGGAACAAATAAAGTGAAACATATAGTTAACGTGGTCTACG
- a CDS encoding indolepyruvate ferredoxin oxidoreductase subunit alpha has protein sequence MRLALMGNEAIARGVIESGTYVVTGYPGTPSSEVLMTLHEYSEGLDLYAEWAVNERVAFEIALGASLGGARSLVTMKGPGFNVASDPILSAAYSGVNGGLTILVADDPGPITTQTEQDSRWYAKLSKLPMITPSSPQEAKDFTVVSQLLSEDVMLPVILRTTTRVNHAVSEVITGDVRPPKKYREFRKDPPRYVRAGMAWNLERHKWLNNQLKTVEGLVRKYGLNKVWGEGSSCVVVEGVSYNYVMEVLSRVESWERKIRVVKVDVLYPIPRNFLLDSLSGCKEILVVEELDPYLEESIKALLQDQDLRIKVFGKLSGYLPLEGELNTRVVSQAVSRILGHEVAEPYHDGMIKDLEVPTRPPPLCPGCPHRNSYIAMLLGIAKAGYKRDEIPVFGDIGCYALSVNPPLNAIWTEHSMGASISMAMGLKVGGFDKPVIATIGDSTFFHAGIQPLIEAVNKRVDLLVLVLDNSVVAMTGHQSTPAWETTESGRVTKPVEIVDVLKSIGVDNLAVVNPFEIDEMINKVSEFIKKPGVNVIVAKAPCALLKVRREGVKKKYTVLSSKCVSCLACVRLTGCPALYIGDDNKVKILMDDCVGCGLCARYCPYKAIVEVSPHE, from the coding sequence GTGAGATTAGCTCTCATGGGTAATGAAGCTATAGCTAGGGGCGTTATTGAGTCAGGAACTTACGTCGTCACTGGATATCCGGGAACCCCGTCTAGTGAAGTCTTAATGACTCTTCACGAGTATAGTGAGGGTCTAGACTTATATGCCGAGTGGGCTGTAAACGAAAGAGTAGCTTTTGAGATAGCGTTAGGTGCTTCTTTAGGTGGTGCTAGGTCTCTCGTGACCATGAAGGGGCCGGGCTTTAACGTCGCTTCAGACCCTATCTTATCAGCAGCTTACTCAGGTGTTAACGGCGGTCTCACCATATTAGTAGCTGACGACCCAGGACCCATAACAACACAGACAGAGCAAGACAGCAGGTGGTATGCTAAGCTCTCTAAACTGCCTATGATAACTCCTTCATCCCCTCAAGAAGCGAAAGACTTTACTGTAGTATCTCAGCTCCTCAGTGAGGACGTCATGTTGCCAGTCATACTGAGAACTACTACCAGAGTTAACCATGCAGTAAGTGAAGTCATAACAGGTGATGTAAGGCCTCCTAAGAAGTACCGTGAGTTTCGTAAAGACCCTCCGAGGTACGTGAGGGCGGGTATGGCGTGGAATTTAGAGAGGCATAAATGGCTTAATAATCAGCTCAAAACAGTTGAGGGTCTCGTAAGGAAGTACGGGCTAAACAAAGTATGGGGTGAGGGTTCTAGTTGTGTTGTTGTTGAGGGTGTGAGCTATAATTACGTTATGGAAGTGTTAAGTAGGGTAGAGTCGTGGGAGCGCAAGATTAGAGTCGTTAAGGTAGACGTGTTATACCCTATTCCGAGGAACTTCTTGCTGGATTCTCTAAGCGGATGTAAGGAGATCTTAGTTGTTGAGGAGCTAGACCCCTACTTAGAGGAGTCTATTAAGGCGTTGTTGCAAGACCAAGACCTAAGGATAAAGGTATTCGGTAAGTTAAGCGGTTACTTGCCTTTAGAGGGCGAGCTCAATACACGCGTAGTATCTCAAGCAGTCTCAAGGATTCTAGGTCATGAAGTTGCTGAACCCTATCATGATGGAATGATTAAAGATCTGGAAGTTCCTACACGCCCGCCCCCCTTATGTCCTGGTTGCCCTCACAGAAACTCTTATATTGCGATGCTTCTAGGTATCGCTAAGGCAGGCTATAAACGTGATGAGATACCTGTCTTCGGAGATATTGGTTGTTATGCGTTAAGCGTTAATCCCCCGCTCAATGCTATATGGACCGAACACAGCATGGGAGCTAGTATATCGATGGCTATGGGTCTTAAGGTAGGAGGGTTTGATAAGCCCGTGATAGCAACTATAGGGGACTCAACCTTCTTTCATGCGGGGATTCAGCCACTAATTGAGGCAGTTAACAAGAGAGTGGACTTGCTAGTCTTAGTACTTGATAATTCAGTTGTTGCTATGACGGGACATCAGTCAACTCCTGCTTGGGAGACTACAGAATCTGGTAGGGTCACGAAGCCCGTGGAGATAGTTGATGTGCTCAAGTCTATAGGTGTTGATAATCTAGCAGTAGTTAATCCTTTTGAGATAGATGAGATGATTAATAAAGTGAGTGAGTTTATTAAAAAGCCAGGCGTTAACGTGATAGTTGCTAAGGCTCCCTGTGCGCTCCTTAAGGTTAGGAGAGAGGGAGTGAAGAAAAAATACACTGTTCTGAGTAGTAAGTGTGTTAGTTGCTTAGCTTGTGTAAGACTAACTGGTTGTCCAGCCCTATATATAGGAGACGATAATAAGGTGAAGATCTTGATGGATGACTGTGTGGGGTGTGGTCTATGTGCTAGGTATTGCCCGTATAAAGCTATTGTTGAGGTGAGTCCTCATGAGTGA
- a CDS encoding ABC transporter ATP-binding protein codes for MLNLMEFKDFNVWINEHHILKDVSFSVGEDCIVLLIGPSGSGKSTLLKTLSGVIPSVIKGFVKGFSSPPLEVLKKKTMYVHQEPWFFISTPYVWSEIAGYTSIKSLNDLQRVLEEFGLDRHVNRTTYTLSAGEIQRLAFVMAVNSGKEVILLDEPTSYLDKYNSENLVRFVSKISRDYGKTFVIVDHDLTLWSDYVSKVLYLSEGRLTETSENPFKEVIDYMTHTLRPPNSGNDGCLKIRVESFKFPDSREPLLTNIRFEVCKGEVVVVKGSSGSGKTTLLKLIASGCLKNNGVVSSEGSRCKAVLVPDNPLLYLSSPTPEEEVGVDGLKYLEYLGIGGKARTPIMKLSSGERRRLAIASALSRGYEYVFMDEPTAGLDPLNKLNVIEAIIKAAEMGIGFVIASHDPFVEMIANKVVCVERS; via the coding sequence GTGCTTAATTTGATGGAATTTAAGGATTTCAACGTATGGATAAACGAGCACCACATACTGAAGGACGTTTCCTTTAGTGTTGGTGAGGACTGCATAGTTTTGTTGATAGGACCTTCAGGTTCTGGGAAATCAACGTTGCTGAAAACATTGAGTGGAGTGATACCATCAGTCATTAAGGGTTTTGTTAAGGGTTTTTCTAGTCCGCCTCTAGAAGTGCTTAAGAAGAAGACCATGTATGTGCATCAAGAGCCTTGGTTTTTTATTTCAACTCCTTATGTTTGGTCAGAGATCGCGGGCTACACCTCGATAAAGTCTCTAAACGACCTCCAAAGAGTTCTCGAAGAGTTCGGACTTGACCGACACGTCAACAGGACTACATATACATTAAGTGCTGGCGAGATTCAGAGACTTGCTTTCGTGATGGCTGTAAATTCCGGGAAGGAAGTAATCCTGTTAGATGAGCCTACTTCTTACCTAGATAAATACAATTCCGAGAACTTAGTGAGGTTTGTCAGTAAGATTAGTAGAGATTACGGCAAAACGTTCGTTATAGTAGATCATGACTTGACACTTTGGAGTGATTACGTGAGTAAGGTCTTGTACCTTAGTGAGGGGAGACTCACTGAGACGTCGGAAAATCCTTTTAAGGAAGTCATTGATTACATGACTCACACGCTAAGACCTCCGAACTCGGGAAATGATGGGTGTCTGAAGATACGTGTTGAGAGCTTCAAGTTTCCTGACTCGAGAGAGCCTCTACTAACTAACATACGTTTTGAAGTCTGTAAGGGGGAAGTAGTAGTTGTTAAGGGTTCTTCCGGGTCTGGGAAGACTACATTACTTAAGTTGATAGCGAGTGGGTGTCTAAAAAATAACGGGGTAGTCAGTTCTGAGGGGAGTCGCTGTAAGGCTGTTTTAGTTCCTGATAATCCCTTACTTTATTTGAGTTCACCTACTCCTGAGGAAGAGGTCGGTGTAGACGGCTTGAAGTATCTTGAGTATTTAGGTATCGGCGGTAAGGCTAGAACTCCTATTATGAAGCTCAGTAGCGGTGAGAGGAGGAGATTAGCTATAGCTTCAGCTCTTTCAAGAGGTTACGAGTATGTCTTTATGGACGAACCTACAGCAGGTCTAGACCCGCTGAATAAGTTAAATGTTATTGAAGCGATTATTAAGGCTGCCGAAATGGGTATAGGCTTTGTGATAGCTTCTCATGACCCCTTCGTAGAGATGATAGCTAATAAGGTGGTATGTGTTGAGCGTTCTTAG
- a CDS encoding MBL fold metallo-hydrolase: protein MVLVKWHGHACFELVDKEGFTIVIDPHDGASIGLPAPSVKADAILITHDHFDHNAYQLVKKGSETKVFSMRRGEFKVGKHNVVGIETYHDKFKGRRRGRNVLYLIEVDGVKFLHTGDLGDLPDPQDINLIKEPHVAFVPVGGTFTLEPEEVLELIKSIRPKVVVPMHYWLEGTTLPLKPLDYFLKLSPYETLRVGREYDFMLRELEERIETKIIVFSLK, encoded by the coding sequence ATGGTTCTAGTTAAGTGGCACGGTCATGCATGTTTCGAGTTAGTTGATAAAGAAGGCTTCACTATAGTTATCGACCCTCACGACGGAGCTAGTATAGGGCTTCCCGCACCTAGTGTTAAGGCTGACGCTATACTGATAACTCACGACCATTTTGATCATAATGCTTACCAGCTAGTTAAGAAGGGAAGCGAGACTAAAGTCTTTAGCATGCGCAGAGGGGAGTTTAAGGTAGGTAAGCATAACGTAGTTGGCATTGAGACATACCACGACAAGTTTAAGGGGAGGAGGAGGGGTAGGAACGTCCTCTACTTAATAGAAGTAGATGGTGTCAAGTTCCTTCATACAGGCGACTTAGGAGACCTTCCAGACCCGCAAGACATCAATTTAATTAAAGAACCGCACGTGGCGTTCGTCCCAGTAGGAGGAACATTCACTCTAGAACCTGAGGAAGTTTTAGAATTGATTAAAAGTATTAGACCTAAAGTTGTAGTGCCCATGCATTACTGGCTTGAAGGCACGACACTACCTCTCAAACCTCTTGACTACTTCCTTAAACTCTCTCCTTACGAGACTTTGAGAGTAGGTAGAGAATACGACTTCATGTTAAGGGAGTTAGAAGAGCGAATAGAAACGAAGATTATAGTCTTTTCGTTGAAATAA
- a CDS encoding CoA-binding protein, with the protein MNLTLTEVFRSLESVVVVGGSPVRGKVGNVILDNILRYGFNGRVYVINPKYDSVLGLKSYKNLKELPEKPDIVVVAVPAGAVAQVVEEAASVGAKLAIVISSGFSEDERLSLQKKLENVVKSYKIRVIGPNSAGITLSSLFLHASIEVLPTRGSVGIAAQSGAVGGVIISELKKYSSGVSFFVSLGNCADVSPEEVLEYAAEDENTDALILYLEWLRDGRKFVENGLKLLSTAKPLCVIKGGVGKQSSEAVKSHTGGLTPSYEVFKAAVSKIRGYLATEIQDAVEVCELARRLKRLNPSRIIIVTNSGGLGVLAASHLDLSGFEIPRPPSKLVEALSKLGLRNAASNPLDLGGDTYIETLTDILTLRELKEYYDLAVLAYVPTAAETPEKIAKVIEEKQSSFTLPVIGYFAGEGSYEIVARISKYLPVISSSWILSRALIYMREFNRGFRS; encoded by the coding sequence ATGAATCTCACTCTAACAGAAGTTTTTAGATCTCTAGAGTCTGTTGTGGTAGTGGGTGGCTCGCCGGTAAGAGGTAAGGTAGGTAACGTAATACTTGATAATATCCTGCGGTACGGTTTTAATGGGAGGGTCTACGTAATTAACCCAAAATATGATTCTGTTTTAGGTTTAAAGTCTTATAAGAATCTTAAAGAACTCCCTGAAAAACCCGACATTGTTGTGGTGGCAGTCCCTGCGGGCGCGGTAGCGCAGGTAGTTGAGGAAGCTGCTAGTGTGGGAGCTAAGCTAGCTATAGTGATTTCATCAGGTTTTAGTGAGGATGAGAGGCTCAGTCTTCAGAAAAAGTTAGAAAATGTAGTTAAGTCTTATAAGATTAGAGTTATAGGACCTAACTCCGCCGGAATAACTCTTAGTAGCTTATTTCTTCACGCAAGTATTGAGGTACTGCCTACGAGAGGTAGTGTCGGCATAGCTGCGCAGAGCGGGGCTGTAGGCGGGGTAATAATTAGCGAGTTGAAAAAATACTCATCAGGTGTCTCTTTCTTTGTTAGCTTAGGCAACTGTGCTGACGTGTCTCCCGAGGAAGTGTTAGAGTATGCCGCGGAAGACGAAAATACTGACGCACTAATACTCTATCTTGAGTGGTTGCGTGACGGGAGGAAATTCGTGGAGAACGGTCTTAAGCTACTGAGTACTGCGAAGCCCTTATGTGTTATTAAGGGGGGAGTAGGTAAGCAGAGCTCAGAGGCTGTCAAGTCTCATACTGGTGGGTTAACGCCCAGCTACGAAGTCTTTAAAGCAGCGGTTTCAAAGATCAGGGGCTATTTAGCTACAGAGATTCAAGACGCTGTAGAAGTCTGTGAGCTTGCGAGACGTCTTAAAAGACTTAATCCTTCAAGAATTATAATAGTCACCAATTCTGGCGGGTTAGGAGTGCTTGCAGCATCACACCTAGATTTAAGCGGTTTTGAGATACCTAGACCGCCGTCTAAGCTTGTTGAAGCCCTAAGCAAGTTGGGCTTGAGGAACGCGGCATCTAACCCGCTAGACCTGGGCGGCGACACATACATAGAGACTCTGACAGACATCCTAACGTTGAGAGAACTCAAGGAGTACTATGACCTGGCAGTACTCGCTTATGTTCCGACAGCCGCAGAAACCCCTGAAAAGATTGCTAAAGTTATTGAAGAGAAACAGTCTAGTTTCACCCTGCCTGTAATAGGGTACTTCGCTGGTGAGGGTTCGTACGAGATTGTAGCTAGAATCTCGAAATATCTTCCGGTGATTTCTTCGTCCTGGATTTTAAGTAGAGCATTAATATACATGAGGGAATTTAATAGGGGGTTTAGGTCATGA
- a CDS encoding thioesterase family protein, translating into MSLTPGMKHVRKYVTTQQHSAKHVGSGNVEVLSTPSMILFMEETCRIFADEHLPEGQTTVGVHVDVYHVRPAPIGSEVEIHSTLLQSDGRKLMFWVEAWCSGALIGYGFHERVVVEKEKFLSKIKS; encoded by the coding sequence ATGAGTCTTACACCAGGTATGAAGCACGTGAGGAAATACGTCACAACACAGCAGCATTCTGCAAAGCATGTGGGTTCAGGGAATGTAGAGGTTCTTTCCACTCCTTCTATGATCCTCTTCATGGAGGAGACTTGCCGCATCTTTGCTGATGAACACCTACCCGAAGGCCAGACTACTGTAGGGGTTCACGTAGACGTATATCACGTACGTCCAGCACCAATAGGTAGTGAGGTAGAGATACACTCAACTCTACTACAATCTGATGGCAGGAAACTTATGTTTTGGGTTGAGGCTTGGTGCTCAGGAGCATTAATAGGTTACGGATTTCACGAGAGAGTTGTGGTAGAAAAAGAAAAGTTTTTATCAAAGATTAAGAGCTAA
- a CDS encoding indolepyruvate oxidoreductase subunit beta: MSEGRIFNILISSVGGQGGLTLSRVIALSAVISGYYVRTGETLGMAQRFGSVVSYVRVGIGREVYSPLFSFNEAHYIVCMEVLECARALKYLRDDGIIVLDKTIKPPASMSLAGKNSAFREQVIKQIIDVVGPERVVVVPARDIASSLGNPRGANMVLLGVLNRISGLFDNEKIEEAISNFFEGRARELSLTAYREGYKYVNQQRAPNTV; the protein is encoded by the coding sequence ATGAGTGAGGGCAGAATATTCAATATACTCATATCGTCTGTCGGTGGTCAGGGAGGTCTAACGCTATCTAGAGTTATAGCGTTAAGTGCTGTTATTTCAGGGTATTATGTAAGGACTGGCGAGACTCTAGGTATGGCTCAGAGATTCGGTAGCGTGGTTAGTTACGTGAGGGTAGGTATAGGTAGAGAAGTATATTCACCTCTGTTTAGTTTTAATGAAGCTCACTACATCGTGTGTATGGAGGTCTTGGAATGTGCTAGAGCACTGAAGTATCTGCGTGATGACGGCATCATAGTACTAGATAAGACTATAAAGCCTCCGGCATCAATGAGTTTAGCAGGTAAAAACTCTGCTTTTAGAGAGCAGGTAATCAAGCAAATCATAGACGTAGTTGGTCCTGAGAGAGTTGTTGTTGTTCCAGCAAGGGATATTGCTTCAAGTCTAGGTAATCCTAGAGGAGCTAACATGGTTTTACTAGGTGTTTTGAATAGAATCTCAGGACTATTTGATAATGAGAAGATAGAGGAAGCTATATCAAACTTCTTTGAAGGTAGAGCCAGGGAGCTTTCTCTGACTGCTTACAGAGAAGGATATAAATACGTGAATCAGCAACGAGCACCAAACACAGTTTAG
- a CDS encoding pyridoxal-phosphate dependent enzyme, with translation MGVRLCCVKCGYEVSEVRYVDYCPNCGGLLIARSPESLRRGRSSGVWAWGSSLYTSRMAPKITLGEGNTPLIKSVKIGRSIGLTLYLKDESKNPTGSFIDRGSATLATALKYFRVRSVAVPSTGDLSISVSTYLKRAGISSRAYIPSSVTLSKAYKTLLVSDKVRFVESYEEALLKALKSAQFYGAVVLPTNPFLIDGYRTVAIEVVHSLGKKRPLVIVVPIGDGVLAISIHYVLEDLRVPHKILGVRACKESPLLRDIYVAKPMLQEYLKRLEDLGFIEVVSVCDDEALEASEFIVKKEGFLIGPVGASCIAALKKVLSEEMKDFITVALMSGDPLQDPYVIKALLEKTVKPEEHVVTLGFTKVKILEILAYSNPTHPYMLWKELKQKHGLDLSRRSIYKHVEELINLGLLRVVGYEKVEGRTRKIVSITESGLKHLM, from the coding sequence TTGGGGGTCAGGCTCTGTTGTGTCAAGTGTGGTTATGAGGTGAGTGAGGTCAGGTACGTTGATTACTGCCCTAATTGTGGGGGTCTTTTAATTGCTCGTTCTCCCGAGTCTTTAAGGAGGGGCAGGAGTTCAGGAGTTTGGGCTTGGGGCAGTAGCTTGTACACTTCACGTATGGCGCCAAAAATTACTTTAGGTGAGGGCAACACCCCCCTCATAAAGTCCGTTAAGATTGGGAGAAGTATTGGCTTAACACTGTATTTAAAAGATGAGTCTAAGAATCCTACAGGCTCTTTCATAGACAGGGGTTCTGCTACGCTAGCTACTGCCTTAAAGTATTTTAGGGTCAGGTCAGTAGCAGTCCCTTCAACGGGAGACTTAAGTATATCTGTGTCGACGTATCTGAAGCGCGCCGGGATATCTAGCAGAGCATACATACCGTCTAGTGTCACTTTAAGCAAAGCATACAAAACTCTCTTAGTGAGTGATAAGGTTAGATTTGTTGAGAGCTATGAGGAGGCATTGCTTAAAGCCTTAAAGAGTGCGCAGTTTTACGGCGCGGTAGTACTGCCTACTAACCCTTTCTTGATTGACGGGTACAGAACGGTAGCTATCGAAGTAGTCCACTCGCTAGGTAAGAAAAGACCTCTAGTAATTGTAGTGCCGATAGGAGATGGCGTTCTAGCTATAAGTATTCATTATGTTCTCGAAGATCTGCGAGTCCCGCACAAAATCTTAGGAGTCAGAGCATGTAAAGAATCTCCACTACTGAGAGATATTTACGTTGCTAAACCAATGCTCCAGGAATATCTTAAAAGACTTGAAGACCTGGGCTTCATAGAGGTTGTCAGCGTATGTGATGATGAGGCGCTTGAAGCCAGTGAATTCATAGTTAAGAAGGAAGGCTTCTTAATAGGTCCTGTGGGAGCATCATGTATAGCCGCACTTAAGAAAGTACTTTCTGAAGAGATGAAAGACTTCATTACGGTGGCTTTGATGTCAGGCGATCCGCTGCAAGACCCATACGTTATCAAGGCTCTTCTTGAGAAGACTGTGAAGCCTGAAGAGCACGTAGTAACTCTAGGCTTTACTAAGGTGAAGATCTTAGAGATTCTTGCTTACAGTAATCCAACTCACCCATACATGCTGTGGAAAGAGCTCAAGCAGAAGCACGGACTCGATCTAAGCAGGAGAAGCATCTATAAACATGTAGAGGAACTCATCAACTTAGGCCTACTGAGAGTAGTTGGTTATGAGAAGGTTGAGGGGAGAACTAGGAAGATAGTCTCTATAACAGAATCGGGCTTGAAGCATCTTATGTAA